One genomic segment of Burkholderiaceae bacterium includes these proteins:
- a CDS encoding cytochrome c4: MKPNLSPMFAALIAAAGLATTAQAQVKGNIEAGEGKVAMCIGCHGIMDYKTNFPEVYHVPKIAGQNTKYIETVLGEYKKGTRKHPSMRGIAGSLTEQDIADVAAYYTALGEVKGAPEVPATPPAARADVAALLQKGACVSCHGENFNKPIDPAYPKIAGQYPDYLYAALTAYKDDTHSTWGRGNPIMAGMAKQFSNAELKAIAYYIGSLPGDVRTVPQGRFR, translated from the coding sequence ATGAAACCGAACCTGTCCCCGATGTTCGCTGCACTCATCGCCGCCGCCGGCCTGGCGACGACTGCCCAGGCCCAGGTCAAGGGCAATATCGAGGCGGGCGAGGGCAAGGTGGCCATGTGCATCGGCTGCCACGGCATCATGGACTACAAGACCAACTTCCCCGAGGTCTACCACGTCCCCAAGATCGCCGGCCAGAACACCAAGTACATCGAGACCGTGCTGGGCGAATACAAGAAGGGCACGCGCAAGCACCCCAGCATGCGCGGCATCGCCGGCTCGCTGACCGAGCAGGACATCGCCGACGTGGCCGCCTACTACACGGCGCTGGGCGAGGTCAAGGGCGCGCCCGAGGTGCCGGCCACGCCGCCGGCGGCCCGCGCCGACGTGGCGGCCCTGCTGCAAAAGGGTGCTTGCGTGTCTTGCCACGGCGAGAACTTCAACAAGCCGATCGACCCGGCCTACCCCAAGATCGCCGGCCAGTACCCCGACTACCTGTACGCCGCGCTCACGGCCTACAAGGACGACACCCACAGCACCTGGGGCCGCGGCAACCCCATCATGGCCGGCATGGCCAAGCAGTTCTCCAACGCCGAGCTGAAGGCCATCGCCTACTACATCGGCTCGCTGCCGGGCGACGTGCGCACGGTGCCGCAGGGGCGTTTCCGCTGA
- a CDS encoding MoxR family ATPase gives MKFQGTDSYVATQDLMLAVNASITLKRPLLVKGEPGTGKTMLAEEVASALKLPLLQWHIKSTTKAQQGLYEYDAVSRLRDSQLGDDRVKDIHNYIVKGVLWQAFTADEPVALLIDEIDKADIEFPNDLLRELDRMEFHCYETRETVRARHRPVVFITSNNEKELPDAFLRRCFFHYIRFPDPETMKQIVDVHFPDLKKDLLAAAMKVFFDVRGLPGLKKKPSTSELLDWLKLLVAEDIPAEALHSKDDKVAVPPLVGALLKNEQDTTLFEKLVFMNQRNR, from the coding sequence ATGAAATTCCAGGGCACCGATTCCTACGTCGCCACGCAAGACCTGATGCTTGCCGTGAACGCCTCCATCACCCTCAAGCGCCCGCTGCTGGTCAAGGGCGAGCCGGGCACCGGCAAGACCATGCTGGCCGAGGAAGTGGCCAGCGCCCTGAAGCTGCCACTGCTGCAATGGCACATCAAGTCGACCACCAAGGCGCAGCAGGGCCTGTACGAGTACGACGCCGTCAGCCGCCTGCGCGACAGCCAGCTGGGCGACGACCGGGTCAAGGACATCCACAACTACATCGTCAAGGGCGTGCTGTGGCAGGCCTTCACGGCCGACGAGCCAGTGGCGCTGCTGATCGACGAGATCGACAAGGCCGACATCGAGTTTCCCAACGACCTGCTGCGCGAGCTGGACCGCATGGAGTTCCACTGCTACGAGACGCGCGAGACCGTCCGCGCCCGGCACCGCCCGGTGGTGTTCATCACCTCCAACAACGAGAAGGAGCTGCCCGACGCCTTCCTGCGCCGCTGCTTCTTCCACTACATCAGGTTTCCCGACCCGGAGACGATGAAGCAGATCGTCGACGTGCACTTCCCCGACCTCAAGAAAGACCTGCTGGCCGCCGCCATGAAGGTGTTCTTCGACGTGCGCGGCCTGCCGGGCCTGAAGAAAAAGCCCTCCACCAGCGAGCTGCTGGACTGGCTGAAACTGCTGGTGGCCGAGGACATCCCCGCCGAGGCCCTGCACAGCAAGGACGACAAGGTGGCCGTGCCGCCGCTGGTGGGCGCGCTGCTGAAGAACGAGCAGGACACCACGCTGTTCGAGAAGCTGGTGTTCATGAACCAGCGCAACCGCTGA
- a CDS encoding GNAT family N-acetyltransferase — MAFVEPVTLRERGIRLEPLALAHEAGLRAAAADGQLWRIRVTSVPEPEQTRAYIETALQMREQGDRFAFAVVDEASARVLGSTSFHDILPAVRRVEIGYTWYAQSVQRTHVNTTAKLLMMGHAFDTLGCQAVGWRTDNYNFASQRAIERLGARKDGVIRHHALRRDGTVRDTVMYSMTAGEWPEARAQLLYLLDRRTPAA; from the coding sequence ATGGCCTTTGTCGAACCCGTCACGCTGCGCGAGCGCGGCATCCGCCTGGAGCCGCTGGCGCTGGCGCACGAGGCCGGCCTGCGCGCCGCCGCCGCCGACGGCCAGCTGTGGCGCATTCGCGTCACCAGCGTGCCCGAGCCCGAGCAGACGCGCGCCTACATCGAGACCGCCCTGCAGATGCGCGAGCAGGGCGACCGCTTCGCCTTCGCCGTCGTCGACGAGGCCAGCGCCCGCGTGCTGGGCTCCACCAGCTTCCACGACATCCTGCCAGCCGTGCGGCGCGTCGAGATCGGCTACACGTGGTACGCCCAGAGCGTGCAGCGCACGCACGTCAACACCACCGCCAAGCTGCTGATGATGGGCCACGCCTTCGACACCCTGGGCTGCCAGGCGGTGGGCTGGCGCACCGACAACTACAACTTCGCCAGCCAGCGCGCCATCGAGCGCCTGGGCGCCCGCAAGGACGGCGTGATCCGCCACCACGCGCTGCGCCGCGACGGCACCGTGCGCGACACCGTGATGTACAGCATGACGGCCGGCGAGTGGCCCGAGGCGCGGGCGCAGCTGCTCTATTTGTTGGATCGACGCACGCCGGCTGCATAA
- a CDS encoding VWA domain-containing protein encodes MLIDFFYTLRAAKLPVSVKEFLTLLEALQADVVGPRQPEACTIDDFYYLARTTLVKDEKHFDKFDRAFAAYFKGVEMLTDFTKEIPADWLRQVLEKELTPEQKAAIEKMGWDELMETLKKRLEEQKERHEGGSKWIGTGGTSPFGHGGYNPQGVRIGGQGKNKSAVKVWEKRAYRDYDDSQELGTRNIKVALRRLRKFAREGNELELDLPDTIRSTAANAGWLDIRMVPERHNNVKVLLLMDVGGTMDEHIQRVEELFSATKAELKHLEFYYFHNCVYDFMWKNNRRRFAEKFPTWDIIRKYNKDYKLIFVGDATMSPYEILQPGGSVEYNNEEPGAEWLQRLTHAFPKFVWINPEPPGVWQYRQSIAIVQQLMGQRMFPLTLKGLEDAMRTLSK; translated from the coding sequence ATGCTGATCGACTTCTTCTACACCCTGCGCGCGGCCAAGCTGCCCGTGTCGGTCAAGGAATTCCTGACCCTGCTCGAAGCCCTGCAGGCCGACGTGGTCGGCCCCCGCCAGCCCGAGGCCTGCACGATCGACGACTTTTATTACCTGGCCCGCACCACGCTGGTCAAGGACGAGAAGCACTTCGACAAGTTCGACCGCGCCTTCGCCGCCTACTTCAAGGGCGTGGAGATGCTGACCGACTTCACCAAGGAAATCCCGGCCGACTGGCTGCGCCAGGTGCTCGAGAAAGAGCTGACGCCCGAGCAGAAGGCCGCCATCGAGAAGATGGGCTGGGACGAGCTGATGGAGACGCTCAAGAAGCGCCTGGAGGAGCAGAAGGAGCGCCACGAGGGCGGCAGCAAGTGGATCGGCACCGGCGGCACCAGCCCCTTCGGCCACGGCGGCTACAACCCGCAGGGCGTGCGCATCGGCGGGCAGGGCAAGAACAAAAGCGCCGTCAAGGTGTGGGAAAAGCGCGCCTACCGCGACTACGACGACAGCCAGGAGCTGGGCACGCGCAACATCAAGGTGGCGCTGCGCCGGCTGCGCAAGTTCGCGCGCGAGGGCAACGAGCTGGAGCTGGATTTGCCGGACACCATCCGTAGCACGGCAGCCAACGCCGGCTGGCTGGACATCCGCATGGTGCCCGAGCGCCACAACAACGTGAAGGTGCTGCTGCTGATGGACGTGGGCGGCACCATGGACGAGCACATCCAGCGCGTGGAGGAGCTGTTCTCGGCCACCAAGGCCGAGCTCAAGCACCTGGAGTTCTACTACTTCCACAACTGCGTGTACGACTTCATGTGGAAGAACAACCGCCGCCGCTTCGCCGAGAAGTTCCCGACCTGGGACATCATCCGCAAGTACAACAAGGACTACAAGCTGATCTTCGTGGGCGACGCCACCATGAGCCCCTACGAGATCCTGCAGCCCGGCGGCAGCGTGGAATACAACAACGAGGAGCCGGGCGCCGAGTGGCTGCAGCGCCTGACGCACGCCTTTCCCAAGTTCGTCTGGATCAACCCCGAGCCGCCCGGCGTGTGGCAGTACCGCCAGAGCATCGCCATCGTGCAGCAGCTGATGGGCCAGCGCATGTTCCCGCTCACGCTCAAGGGGCTGGAGGATGCGATGCGGACGCTGTCCAAGTAG
- a CDS encoding patatin-like phospholipase family protein, with protein MNAGSTRTRVAPAPCRAWLRALSGALALALLSACSSVRPWINAPMRPEQLQAAHVNEQRDPSLVMAVTLSGGGARAAAFGYGVLRALDAVHFDWNGKPLTLLDATDLISGVSGGSIVAAYYAAFGREGLPRFESEFLRRDFQQGLISLLLRPGSLHELSSPWFGRSNLLQRQLDELYRGMSFADLEARSRHPQLIVTATDLTRGHGFEFTWDQFALICSDLGAVPLSFAVAASSAVPIALSPLTVKNHAGQCPAPVAGALAHAAGIGAQGPADYRQRLYRAQINEYLDASARPYIHLVDGGLADNLGVQRLLDRALMSGGLRQTFREVAIPPGSVRKVVLVVVNAERDPTRNLDLSDEVPGIFDVADALLFGTGARATNETQEFLHDVARAWHREVQGQGPAAASDVFARDAQIHVVTVNLRDAPVQQRRQLLQVQTAFSIADQEVSELIAAGGQVLRASPDFQALLRSLGARVEAEDAAAAPADGPRVD; from the coding sequence ATGAATGCCGGATCGACCCGCACCCGTGTGGCGCCCGCGCCGTGCCGCGCCTGGCTGCGTGCGCTGAGTGGCGCGCTGGCGCTGGCGCTGCTGTCGGCCTGCTCGTCGGTGCGCCCCTGGATCAACGCGCCCATGCGGCCCGAGCAGCTGCAGGCGGCGCACGTCAACGAGCAGCGCGACCCCAGCCTGGTGATGGCCGTCACCCTCTCGGGCGGCGGCGCGCGCGCGGCGGCGTTCGGCTACGGCGTGCTGCGCGCGCTGGACGCGGTGCACTTCGACTGGAACGGCAAGCCGCTGACGCTGCTGGACGCGACCGACCTGATCAGCGGCGTGTCGGGCGGCTCCATCGTGGCGGCCTACTACGCGGCCTTCGGGCGCGAGGGGCTGCCGCGCTTCGAGTCGGAGTTCCTGCGCCGTGACTTCCAGCAGGGCCTGATCTCGCTGCTGCTGCGCCCGGGCAGCCTGCACGAGCTGAGCTCGCCCTGGTTCGGCCGCTCCAACCTGCTGCAGCGCCAGCTGGACGAGCTGTACCGCGGCATGAGCTTTGCCGACCTGGAGGCACGCTCGCGCCACCCGCAGCTGATCGTGACCGCCACCGACCTCACGCGCGGCCACGGCTTCGAGTTCACCTGGGACCAGTTCGCGCTGATCTGCTCGGACCTGGGCGCCGTGCCGCTTTCCTTTGCGGTGGCGGCCTCGTCGGCGGTGCCGATCGCGCTCAGCCCGCTGACGGTGAAGAACCACGCCGGCCAGTGCCCGGCCCCCGTGGCGGGCGCGCTGGCCCACGCGGCCGGCATCGGCGCCCAGGGCCCGGCCGACTACCGCCAGCGCCTGTATCGCGCGCAGATCAACGAGTACCTGGACGCCAGCGCGCGCCCCTATATCCACCTGGTGGACGGCGGCCTGGCCGACAACCTGGGCGTGCAGCGCCTGCTGGACCGCGCGCTGATGAGCGGGGGCCTGCGCCAGACCTTCCGCGAGGTGGCCATCCCGCCGGGCAGCGTGCGCAAGGTGGTGCTGGTGGTGGTCAACGCCGAGCGCGACCCCACGCGCAACCTCGACCTAAGCGACGAAGTGCCCGGCATCTTCGACGTCGCCGACGCCCTGCTGTTCGGCACCGGCGCGCGCGCCACCAACGAGACGCAGGAGTTCCTGCACGACGTGGCGCGCGCCTGGCACCGGGAGGTGCAGGGGCAGGGCCCGGCGGCCGCGAGCGACGTGTTTGCGCGCGATGCCCAGATCCACGTCGTCACCGTCAACCTGCGCGACGCGCCCGTGCAGCAGCGCCGTCAGCTGCTGCAGGTGCAGACGGCGTTCTCGATTGCCGACCAGGAGGTGAGCGAGCTGATCGCCGCCGGCGGCCAGGTGCTGCGGGCCTCGCCCGACTTCCAGGCGCTGCTGCGCTCGCTGGGGGCGCGGGTGGAGGCGGAGGATGCCGCGGCGGCGCCGGCCGACGGCCCGCGCGTGGACTGA
- a CDS encoding BamA/TamA family outer membrane protein has product MPVPCCISSIGPRAALWLALALLLPGCALLPNGDAAATEASATPAGPADTGPAAPGAPAFDIRVECADPALRQLVERFSDLQRYRGVSDLDAFELERLMALAGRNARELLGTEGYFAPGVQVRREGAAGGRPTVVVAIEPGPATTVRQVDVDFAGDIAHDADAGAQAQRAAITAGWSLPAGRRFTQQRWSDAKTGALRQLLAQRYPRGRIAASQADVDAPAAQARLRVQLDSGPLFRLGTARVLGASRYPPELAERLSWLRAGDAYDQKALVDAQQRLVESGYYDGASITIDPEGDAAAAPVTYTVTEAKRHKLQLGVGYSTDSGPRLSLEHRDNTTFGTSWRSDTTLQLDRKAPLLQLELHSLPDADHWRTALFARHMRQDDGALVTTSQTLRAGRLQSGPRFDRNVYLQYEQANVTGAASVVAPDALVGDGAALSLNAAWTGRFFDSPTLPTRGHGLSGEIGVGVTTMGVRKPFTRLTGRWLDIVPVGAGGSRLALRAEGGAVIGARQARLPATQLFRTGGDATVRGYAYRSIGIPLGGNWVGPGRVMALGSVEWQRPIAQQRWPGLLEHVLFVDVGSVANHASDLRAHWGVGTGLRLITPVGPMELDVAYGLQSHAFRLHMRVGFNF; this is encoded by the coding sequence GTGCCTGTGCCTTGTTGTATCTCCTCCATTGGCCCGCGCGCCGCCCTGTGGCTGGCGCTGGCCCTGCTGCTGCCCGGCTGCGCCCTGCTGCCGAACGGCGATGCCGCCGCCACCGAGGCCTCGGCCACGCCGGCCGGCCCTGCCGACACCGGGCCGGCCGCACCCGGCGCGCCCGCCTTCGACATCCGCGTCGAATGCGCCGACCCGGCGCTGCGCCAGCTGGTCGAGCGCTTCAGCGACCTGCAGCGCTACCGCGGGGTGAGCGACCTGGACGCGTTCGAGCTGGAGCGCCTGATGGCGCTGGCCGGGCGCAACGCGCGCGAGCTGCTGGGCACCGAGGGCTACTTCGCGCCCGGCGTGCAGGTGCGCCGCGAGGGCGCCGCCGGCGGCCGGCCCACGGTGGTGGTCGCCATCGAGCCCGGCCCGGCCACCACCGTGCGGCAGGTGGACGTGGACTTCGCCGGCGACATCGCCCACGATGCGGACGCCGGCGCGCAGGCGCAGCGCGCCGCCATCACCGCCGGCTGGAGCCTGCCCGCCGGCCGGCGCTTCACGCAGCAGCGCTGGTCCGACGCCAAGACCGGCGCCCTGCGCCAACTCCTGGCCCAGCGCTACCCGCGCGGGCGCATCGCCGCCAGCCAGGCCGACGTCGACGCGCCCGCGGCGCAGGCGCGGCTGCGCGTGCAGCTCGACTCCGGCCCGCTGTTTCGCCTGGGCACGGCCCGGGTGCTGGGCGCCAGCCGCTATCCGCCCGAGCTGGCCGAGCGCCTGTCCTGGCTGCGGGCCGGCGACGCCTACGACCAGAAGGCGCTGGTCGACGCCCAGCAGCGCCTGGTGGAAAGCGGCTACTACGACGGCGCCTCGATCACCATCGACCCCGAGGGCGACGCAGCCGCCGCGCCCGTCACCTACACCGTGACCGAGGCCAAGCGCCACAAGCTGCAGCTGGGCGTGGGCTACAGCACCGACAGCGGCCCGCGCCTGTCGCTGGAGCACCGCGACAACACCACTTTCGGCACCAGCTGGCGCAGCGACACCACGCTGCAGCTCGACCGCAAGGCGCCGCTGCTGCAGCTGGAGCTGCATTCGCTGCCCGACGCCGACCACTGGCGCACCGCCCTGTTCGCACGCCACATGCGCCAGGACGACGGCGCGCTGGTCACCACCTCGCAGACCCTGCGCGCCGGCCGCCTGCAGAGCGGGCCGCGCTTCGACCGCAACGTCTACCTGCAGTACGAGCAGGCCAACGTCACCGGCGCGGCCAGCGTGGTCGCGCCCGACGCGCTGGTGGGCGACGGCGCCGCGCTCAGCCTCAACGCGGCCTGGACGGGGCGCTTCTTCGACTCGCCGACCCTGCCCACGCGCGGCCATGGCCTCAGCGGCGAGATCGGCGTCGGCGTCACCACCATGGGCGTGCGCAAGCCCTTCACGCGCCTGACCGGGCGCTGGCTGGACATCGTGCCGGTGGGCGCGGGCGGCAGCCGGCTGGCCCTGCGCGCCGAGGGCGGCGCCGTCATCGGCGCGCGCCAGGCGCGCCTGCCCGCCACGCAGCTGTTTCGCACCGGCGGCGACGCCACCGTGCGCGGCTACGCGTACCGCAGCATCGGCATTCCGCTGGGCGGCAACTGGGTCGGCCCCGGCCGCGTCATGGCGCTGGGCAGCGTGGAATGGCAGCGCCCCATCGCCCAGCAGCGCTGGCCCGGCCTGCTGGAGCACGTGCTGTTCGTCGACGTGGGCAGCGTGGCCAACCACGCCAGCGACCTGCGCGCCCACTGGGGCGTGGGCACCGGCCTGCGCCTGATCACGCCCGTCGGCCCGATGGAGCTGGATGTGGCCTATGGCCTGCAGTCGCACGCGTTTCGCCTGCACATGCGCGTGGGGTTCAACTTCTGA
- a CDS encoding translocation/assembly module TamB domain-containing protein yields MAAGQPQAFTLQGVAAARGPLQLSAGALTLTSPAPARQARLDWGPLRWQGGALASTGRLTGLPLQWAERLAGVNLADSGIEGDLLFDGQWDLSWNDRLRLRAELARASGDLTLVARDSDTGLAARVPASLRQARLQLTSDGPAVTARLDWDSAEAGQAQGELRTQLSATPDGQGGTRWSWPAGAPLSGQLQARLPRIAAWSALALPGWRLRGALAADVRVAGTRGQPQVAGTLSADDLALRSVVDGFALGRGRLRARLDGTQLVIDELLLHGPGTGDKDDAGGTLRATGQAGWQDGRAQARLDATLTRLHASVRADRDITVSGQVQAALAGRQVTVGGGLRVDRGRIELPDDSAPSLGSDVVVHRARPAASTPATPAPPSSPLVVDAKVQLDLGEDLRVRGRGLDTRLAGTLQLSAQGPIGTPPQLAGTLRTEGGRFHAYSQNLDIARGAITFTGAVDNPGLDIVALRPIFTADQRVGVQVAGSALLPRVRLYSDPALPDNQALAWLLLGHAAPATGAESAMLQSAALALLGGREGRGLAASFGLDELSFSRGSDSGDNGAVGGASVTLGKRLSDRLYAAYQHSLAGTSGALLIFYELSRRWSLRAQAGENAALDLIYRLSFD; encoded by the coding sequence GTGGCGGCTGGCCAGCCCCAGGCCTTCACGCTGCAGGGCGTGGCGGCGGCGCGCGGGCCGCTGCAGCTGTCGGCCGGCGCGCTCACGCTGACGTCGCCCGCCCCCGCCCGGCAGGCCCGGCTGGACTGGGGCCCGCTGCGCTGGCAGGGCGGCGCGCTCGCCAGCACCGGGCGCCTGACCGGCCTGCCGCTGCAGTGGGCCGAGCGCCTGGCCGGCGTGAACCTGGCCGACAGCGGCATCGAGGGCGACCTGCTGTTCGACGGCCAGTGGGACCTGAGCTGGAACGACCGGTTGCGCCTGCGCGCCGAGCTGGCCCGCGCCAGCGGCGACCTGACCCTGGTGGCGCGCGACAGCGACACGGGCCTGGCCGCCCGCGTGCCCGCCAGCCTGCGCCAGGCGCGCCTGCAACTGACCAGCGACGGCCCGGCCGTCACGGCACGCCTGGACTGGGACAGCGCCGAGGCCGGCCAGGCGCAGGGCGAGCTGCGCACCCAGCTGTCGGCCACGCCCGACGGCCAGGGCGGCACGCGCTGGAGCTGGCCTGCCGGCGCGCCGCTCAGCGGCCAGCTGCAGGCGCGGCTGCCGCGCATCGCCGCCTGGTCGGCGCTGGCCCTGCCTGGCTGGCGCCTGCGCGGCGCGCTGGCGGCCGACGTGCGCGTGGCCGGCACGCGCGGGCAGCCGCAGGTCGCCGGCACGCTCAGCGCCGACGACCTGGCGCTGCGCTCGGTGGTCGACGGCTTCGCCCTGGGGCGCGGGCGCCTGCGCGCGCGGCTGGACGGCACGCAGCTGGTGATCGACGAGCTGCTGCTGCACGGCCCCGGCACCGGCGACAAGGACGACGCCGGCGGCACGCTGCGCGCCACCGGCCAAGCCGGCTGGCAGGACGGGCGCGCCCAGGCCCGGCTGGACGCGACGCTGACGCGCCTGCACGCCAGCGTGCGGGCCGACCGCGACATCACCGTGTCGGGCCAGGTGCAGGCCGCGCTGGCGGGCCGCCAGGTCACGGTGGGCGGCGGCCTGCGCGTGGACCGCGGCCGCATCGAGCTGCCCGACGACAGCGCCCCCAGCCTGGGCAGCGACGTGGTGGTGCACCGCGCCAGGCCGGCGGCCAGCACCCCGGCCACGCCCGCGCCGCCCAGCTCGCCGTTGGTCGTCGACGCCAAGGTGCAGCTCGACCTGGGCGAGGACCTGCGCGTGCGCGGCCGGGGCCTGGACACGCGCCTGGCCGGCACGCTGCAGCTCAGCGCGCAAGGCCCCATCGGCACGCCGCCGCAGCTGGCCGGCACCCTCCGCACCGAGGGCGGGCGCTTTCACGCCTACAGCCAGAACCTGGACATCGCGCGCGGCGCCATCACCTTCACCGGCGCGGTGGACAACCCCGGCCTGGACATCGTCGCCCTGCGCCCCATCTTCACCGCCGACCAGCGCGTGGGCGTGCAGGTGGCCGGCAGCGCGCTGCTGCCGCGCGTGCGCCTGTACTCCGACCCGGCCCTGCCCGACAACCAGGCGCTGGCCTGGCTGCTGCTGGGCCACGCCGCGCCCGCCACCGGCGCCGAGTCGGCCATGCTGCAGTCGGCCGCGCTGGCGCTGCTGGGCGGACGCGAGGGGCGCGGGCTGGCCGCCAGCTTCGGCCTGGACGAGCTGAGCTTTTCGCGCGGCAGCGACAGCGGTGACAACGGCGCCGTCGGCGGCGCCAGCGTGACGCTGGGCAAGCGCCTGTCCGACCGCCTGTACGCCGCCTACCAGCACAGCCTGGCCGGCACCAGCGGCGCGCTGCTGATCTTCTACGAGCTGTCGCGCCGCTGGAGCCTGCGCGCGCAGGCCGGCGAAAACGCCGCGCTGGATTTGATCTACCGGCTGTCCTTCGATTGA